A stretch of Arachis hypogaea cultivar Tifrunner chromosome 15, arahy.Tifrunner.gnm2.J5K5, whole genome shotgun sequence DNA encodes these proteins:
- the LOC112747818 gene encoding uncharacterized protein, translated as MGVTPFHPSLLKVRLPRNFDKSTDMRYDGTKDPQEHITAFEARMNLEGVGNAVRCRAFPVTLAGPAIRWFNALPQGSIIAFTDISQSFLARFTTRIAKAKYPINLLGVTQKPGEPTRNFLDRFNDECLEIDGLTDSVGSLCLTNGLLNEDFRKHLTTKPVWSMQEIQSMAKEYINNEEVSQVVATNKRQLPNHPARQTTQVDSYKEAPRDGTLSKLSKQPRVGSFTNYTPLTAPIVEVYQQIADKEILSRPRPLKERTGGNKSLYCDYHKGFGHKTQDCFDLKDALEQAIREGKLNEFSRLIREPWRKERERSKEDWSYTVKPRQEPTGDANNPPTFVVNIVVGRDSPPKSRSAAKKDTRVLSISTEGPVASKGYPTISFGPEDKWFYDLPENLPW; from the coding sequence ATGGGAGTCACTCCTTTCCACCCCTCTCTCCTCAAGGTCCGGCTCCCGAGAAACTTCGACAAGtcgacggacatgaggtacgatgggACTAAGGACCCCCAGGAGCATATCACAGCCTTTGAAGCAAGGATGAACTTGGAAGGGGTAGGCAACGCAGTCAGATGCCGGGCATTTCCCGTGACGCTGGCTGGCCCAGCGATCCGATGGTTCAATGCCCTTCCACAAGGATCCATCATAGCTTTCACAGACATATCCCAGAGCTTCCTGGCTCGGTTCACGACACGCATAGCCAAAGCAAAATACCCAATCAACTTATTAGGGGTTACCCAAAAACCTGGGGAGCCGACCAGGAATTTCCTAGATAGATTCAACGATGAGTGCTTGGAGATTGACGGCCTCACGGACTCAGTCGGCAGCCTTTGCCTAACGAACGGCCTACTAAACGAGGACTTCAGAAAACACCTCACTACTAAGCCTGTCTGGTCCATGCAAGAGATCCAAAGCATGGCCAAGGAATACATAAATAATGAGGAAGTCAGCCAGGTGGTAGCAACCAACAAACGGCAGCTACCAAACCACCCAGCTCGGCAGACCACCCAAGTCGACAGCTACAAAGAAGCTCCCAGGGACGGCACCCTAAGCAAGCTGTCCAAGCAGCCACGGGTAGGAAGTTTCACGAACTACACGCCACTCACGGCACCCATAGTAGAAGTCTACCAACAAATTGCAGACAAGGAAATCCTATCCAGACCTAGACCATTGAAAGAGAGAACAGGAGGCAACAAAAGCCTTTACTGTGATTACCACAAGGGATTTGGTCACAAAACCCAAGACTGCTTCGATCTCAAGGATGCCTTAGAACAGGCCATCAGAGAGGGAAAGCTGAATGAATTCTCCCGGCTCATCAGAGAACCGTGGAGGAAAGAAAGAGAGCGCTCCAAAGAAGATTGGAGCTACACTGTCAAGCCAAGACAAGAACCTACGGGGGATGCCAATAACCCCCCAACATTCGTGGTCAATATCGTGGTCGGGCGTGACAGCCCTCCTAAATCCAGATCGGCAGCGAAAAAGGATACCCGGGTACTCTCCATCTCGACAGAGGGCCCCGTCGCCAGCAAAGGGTATCCCACAATATCTTTTGGCCCGGAAGATAAATGGTTTTACGATCTCCCCGAAAACCTCCCATGGTAG